The region CTTTTGGCCTACGAATATTAGCATGGTCGTTTTTATGGTGGCTATTAGCTTTTTACTCAGTGCTAGAAAAGCCAAATCAGGCTTTTTCCAAGGCGGCACCCTTTTAATTATTGCCATTTTAATGATGTTTTCAGACCGTCTTAAACTATTTTTGCCAAAAGTTGAAGACGGCGTAAATTATTTAACAACCTTCTGGCCTATTTTATTGTTACTAGTTGGGCTATATTTATTATTTTTCAAACGAAAGTAATCTATGTAAACAAGTTAAAAAATGGAACGTTTGACTCACTTCCTGTTAGAGTGATGATAAACGTTCCATTTTTTATGCTTCTATTACTTTGTTTAGTGAGTCATGCGATACTGCAAAGATTTCCACGCTTTATCTTTTCCTTCACCTGTTTCAGATGAGAAGTGAATTAATTCATCATTTGGATCTAAATCCAGCGTTTCTCTCACTACTTTTAAATGCTTTTGCCATTTTCCTTTAGGAATTTTATCAGCTTTCGTCGCAATGACCATAACAGGAATGTCATGGTGCTTCAAAAACTCATACATCATAACGTCATCCTTTGAAGGGGCATGGCGTAAATCAACAATCATTAACACAGCTTTAAGCTGGTCACGATTTGTTAAATACGTTTCAATCATTTTCCCCCATGCTTCACGCTCTTTTTTAGACACTTTTGCAAATCCGTAGCCAGGTACGTCTACAAAGTGAAGGATTTCATTAATTAAAAAGAAGTTAAGCGTTTGAGTTTTTCCAGGCTTAGACGACGTACGCGCTAAGCTTTTGCGATTGAGCATCTTATTAATAAAAGATGATTTTCCTACATTTGAACGGCCTGCTAAAGCAAATTCTGGCAGGTTTTCTTTAGGATATTGTTCAGGGCGTACGGCACTGATGACAATATCAGCTTGAGTTACTTTCATTTTACCTCTCCTACTAGCGCATGTTCCAATACTTGGTCCACATGTGACACAAGAACGATGTCTAATTCCTCTTGTACACTGTCAGGAATATCTTCAATATCACGTTCATTATCATGAGGGATTAATATTTTAGTTAATCCGGCACGATGTGCACTAAGTGACTTTTCTTTTAAACCACCGATTGGTAATACGCGACCTCTTAGTGTAATTTCTCCTGTCATTCCCACTTCTCTACGCACTGGTTTACCCGTCAGTGCCGATACTAGAGCAGTGGCAATGGTAATCCCTGCAGAAGGTCCATCTTTTGGTACAGCTCCTTCTGGAACATGGATATGGATATCATGTTTTTCATAAAACTTTTCATCAATTCCTAGTTTCTCTGCATTTGAACGCACGTAGCTAAATGCTGCCTGGGCTGATTCTTTCATCACGTCTCCAAGCTTTCCAGTTAGCACTAGTCTTCCTTTACCAGGGGACAAACTTACTTCAATGGCTAACGTGTCTCCTCCCACAGTTGTGTAAGCAAGACCTGTAGCAACGCCGACTTGATCTTCCGTCTCAGCCTGTCCGTAACGGAACCTAGGCTTGCCAAGGAATTCTTCAATCGTTTTGGCCGTCACCACCACGCGCTTTTTCTCACCAGAGACTACGATACGAGCTGCTTTTCGGCAAATTGAAGCAATTTCGCGTTCAAGGTTACGAACGCCAGCTTCTCTCGTATATAAACGAATGATTGCTGTTAACGCGTCATCGCGAATCTGCAAATTGCCCTTTTGCAATCCGTGATTTTCTAGCTGGCGCAGCAATAGGTGACGCTTCGCGATTTCAAGCTTTTCCAGCTCCGTGTAACCAGCAATTTGAATAATTTCCATTCGATCGCGCAGCGGCCCCGGAATCGTAGCTAAGTTATTAGCTGTAGCCACGAACATCACTTTTGATAAATCATATGTTTCTTCTATATAGTGATCGCTGAAATTATGGTTTTGTTCAGGATCCAATACTTCTAACAAAGCAGAAGACGGATCTCCTCGGAAATCATTTGACATTTTATCGATTTCATCAAGTAGAAACACCGGATTAATCGTTCCTGCTTTTTTCATTCCTTGAATAATGCGTCCAGGCATAGCTCCCACGTACGTGCGACGATGACCGCGAATTTCCGACTCATCTCTCACGCCTCCTAGAGATACTCGTACAAAATGACGGTCTAGAGACGTAGCAATTGAGCGGGCTAGGGACGTTTTCCCTACGCCAGGAGGTCCTGCTAAGCATAAAATAGGACCTTTAAGAGATTTTGTCAACTGCTGTACAGCTAGATATTCTAATACGCGTTCCTTCACTTTTTCAAGACCATAGTGCTCATCGTTCAGCACTTTTTCAGCATTATGAATATCGAGCGTATCTTCCGTTTCATTTGTCCAAGGTAGCGCAATCAACCATTCAATATAATTTCGAATGACTGAGCTTTCAGCGGAGGTAGCAGGAATTTTTTCATAGCGATCTAATTCTTTAAACGCAACTTGTTTGACATGGTCAGTCATCCCACTTGCTTCAATTTTTTCGCGAAGGGTTGCTACTTCTCCCGTCTTTCCTTCTTTGTCTCCAAGCTCTTTTTGAATCGCCTTCATTTGCTCGCGAAGATAATACTCTTTCTGGGTGCGTTCCATTGATTTCTTTACACGCTGTCCAATTTTTTTCTCCAGCTGCAAAACTTCTTGCTCGTCTTGAATATGAGAAATGATCGTATTTAATCTTTCTTTCACATCAGTTATTTCTAAAATTTCTTGTTTAAGCTGAATTTTTATTGGTAAATGAGAGGCTACAATATCTGCTAATCTTCCTGGTTCTTCAATGTCACTTACGGTTGAAAGAGTTTCAACGGACACCTTTTTGGAAAGTTTTATGTATTGTTCGAAATAGTCTAAAAGCGTGC is a window of Priestia aryabhattai DNA encoding:
- a CDS encoding LiaF transmembrane domain-containing protein, with amino-acid sequence MKKQSMFFGVLLVGFGIFFLLNELHMSIAAKVYTWPVLLILIGAALLTESALSQDHSNLLASYILITLGIHFYVSEQISFWPTNISMVVFMVAISFLLSARKAKSGFFQGGTLLIIAILMMFSDRLKLFLPKVEDGVNYLTTFWPILLLLVGLYLLFFKRK
- the yihA gene encoding ribosome biogenesis GTP-binding protein YihA/YsxC — its product is MKVTQADIVISAVRPEQYPKENLPEFALAGRSNVGKSSFINKMLNRKSLARTSSKPGKTQTLNFFLINEILHFVDVPGYGFAKVSKKEREAWGKMIETYLTNRDQLKAVLMIVDLRHAPSKDDVMMYEFLKHHDIPVMVIATKADKIPKGKWQKHLKVVRETLDLDPNDELIHFSSETGEGKDKAWKSLQYRMTH
- the lon gene encoding endopeptidase La encodes the protein MAEKEKMTMPLLPLRGLIVYPTMVLHLDVGRDKSVQALEKAMMDDHLVCLVSQKDMGIDEPTKEDLYRTGTLAKIKQMLKLPNGTMRVLVEGLNRVTVTEFEDSEEYFVVHVEKQNEEHQVDVEDKALMRTLLDYFEQYIKLSKKVSVETLSTVSDIEEPGRLADIVASHLPIKIQLKQEILEITDVKERLNTIISHIQDEQEVLQLEKKIGQRVKKSMERTQKEYYLREQMKAIQKELGDKEGKTGEVATLREKIEASGMTDHVKQVAFKELDRYEKIPATSAESSVIRNYIEWLIALPWTNETEDTLDIHNAEKVLNDEHYGLEKVKERVLEYLAVQQLTKSLKGPILCLAGPPGVGKTSLARSIATSLDRHFVRVSLGGVRDESEIRGHRRTYVGAMPGRIIQGMKKAGTINPVFLLDEIDKMSNDFRGDPSSALLEVLDPEQNHNFSDHYIEETYDLSKVMFVATANNLATIPGPLRDRMEIIQIAGYTELEKLEIAKRHLLLRQLENHGLQKGNLQIRDDALTAIIRLYTREAGVRNLEREIASICRKAARIVVSGEKKRVVVTAKTIEEFLGKPRFRYGQAETEDQVGVATGLAYTTVGGDTLAIEVSLSPGKGRLVLTGKLGDVMKESAQAAFSYVRSNAEKLGIDEKFYEKHDIHIHVPEGAVPKDGPSAGITIATALVSALTGKPVRREVGMTGEITLRGRVLPIGGLKEKSLSAHRAGLTKILIPHDNERDIEDIPDSVQEELDIVLVSHVDQVLEHALVGEVK